One part of the Quercus lobata isolate SW786 chromosome 7, ValleyOak3.0 Primary Assembly, whole genome shotgun sequence genome encodes these proteins:
- the LOC115954285 gene encoding protein ORANGE-LIKE, chloroplastic, whose translation MALHLHSHFLSPKLDTSKTLILCNSSNGFPKPLALFKPTSSPSRSRSRFLCSSSSSSKDSSNDPSNFCIIEGPETVQDFVQMQLREIQDNIRSRRNKIFLLMEEVRRLRVQQRIKNVKVVNESSEEEANEMPDIPSSIPFLPYVTPKTLKQLYLTSVSFISGIIIFGGLIAPTLELKLGLGGTSYEDFIRSMHLPLQLSQVDPIVASFSGGAVGVISAMMLIEANNVEQQEKKRCKYCNGTGYLACARCSASGVCLSIDPLSVSSVSDRPLQVPTTKRCQNCSGAGKVMCPTCLCTGMLMASEHDPRIDPFD comes from the exons ATGGCTCTCCATCTCCACTCTCACTTTCTTTCACCAAAGCTCGATACCTCCAAAACCCTCATTCTCTGTAACTCTTCCAATGGATTCCCAAAACCTCTCGCTCTATTCAAACCCACCTCCTCACCTTCACGTTCACGCTCTCGATTCCTctgttcttcctcttcttcgtCAAAGGACTCCTCCAACGACCCCAG caatttttgtattatagAAGGACCGGAAACTGTTCAGGATTTTGTTCAGATGCAGCTAAGGGAAATCCAAGATAACATAAGGAGTAGACGCAATAAAATCTTTCTCCTCATGGAagag GTAAGGAGACTGAGAGTACAACAGCGCATCAAGAATGTGAAAGTTGTCAACGAGAGCAGTGAGGAAGAAGCGAATGAGATGCCAGACATTCCGTCGTCCATTCCTTTTCTCCCCTATGTG ACACCAAAGACATTGAAGCAACTGTACTTGACTAGCGTATCGTTTATATCTGGAATAATCATCTTCGGGGGTTTGATTGCACCTACA CTGGAGCTAAAACTAGGTTTAGGTGGCACCTCATATGAAGATTTCATACGCAGCATGCATTTGCCTCTGCAGTTAAG CCAGGTTGATCCCATTGTTGCATCTTTTTCGGGTGGGGCAGTGGGTGTTATTTCAGCCATGATGTTAATTGAAGCTAACAATGTAGAGCAACAAGAGAAGAAAAGATGCAAGTATTGCAATGGAACTG GTTATTTGGCCTGTGCTCGATGCTCTGCAAGCGGTGTATGCTTGAGCATTGATCCTCTCTCAGTATCAAGTGTTTCTGATCGCCCTTTGCAAGTGCCCACAACTAAGAGGTGTCAAAACTGCTCCGGTGCAGGAAAG GTGATGTGCCCAACATGCCTGTGCACCGGAATGTTGATGGCCAGTGAACATGACCCCCGAATAGATCCTTTTGACTGA